Proteins encoded in a region of the Streptomyces sp. PCS3-D2 genome:
- a CDS encoding CBS domain-containing protein: protein MTRRVHEVMTRNPVAVERLTSLAEAARVMRDAGIGDVLVVDQGRLCGIVTDRDLVVRGMAEDRDPAETTVHAVCSTEPLTVVGPDDHVDEAVDLMRRHALRRLPVRDAGGELVGIVTLGDLEVERDPGSPLASIAAAEEAARDR from the coding sequence ATGACCCGACGAGTGCACGAGGTGATGACGCGCAACCCGGTGGCCGTGGAGCGCCTGACCTCACTGGCGGAAGCGGCGCGGGTGATGCGGGACGCGGGCATCGGGGACGTGCTGGTCGTCGACCAGGGCCGGCTCTGCGGCATCGTCACGGACCGCGATCTCGTCGTCCGCGGGATGGCGGAGGACCGTGACCCCGCGGAGACGACCGTGCACGCGGTCTGCAGCACCGAACCCCTGACCGTCGTCGGGCCCGACGACCACGTCGACGAGGCCGTCGACCTCATGCGCCGGCACGCGCTGCGGCGCCTGCCCGTGCGCGACGCCGGGGGCGAGCTCGTCGGCATCGTCACCCTGGGCGACCTGGAGGTGGAGCGGGACCCCGGCTCGCCGCTCGCCTCCATCGCGGCTGCCGAGGAGGCGGCCCGCGACCGGTGA
- a CDS encoding MIP/aquaporin family protein: MTERLHRSGLVGELFAEFAGTMILILFGCGVVAQVVAGGALTDPAGGLGNHDSIAWAWGLGVTLGVYVAARLSGAHINPAVTVALAAFKGFPWKKVAPYAVAQVAGAFVGALIVRWNYSEALAKADPGHTIKTQGVFSTLPANGNTNLPVTEWGALRDQIIGTAILLFLVLAITDMLGTPPGANLAPFIVGLIVVAIGMAWGTNAGYAINPARDFGPRLASFLTGYGGAWRDQYGHLYFWVPIIGPFIGGVLGAALYKLLVGRFLPDAEPEPPGRVPVPDES, translated from the coding sequence ATGACGGAGCGCCTCCATAGATCGGGTCTGGTCGGCGAACTCTTCGCCGAATTCGCCGGCACCATGATCCTTATCCTCTTCGGTTGCGGTGTGGTGGCCCAAGTGGTCGCGGGCGGGGCCCTCACGGACCCCGCGGGCGGTCTCGGGAACCACGACAGCATCGCCTGGGCCTGGGGCCTCGGCGTGACCCTGGGCGTCTACGTCGCGGCCAGGCTGAGCGGTGCTCACATCAACCCCGCTGTGACGGTCGCACTGGCCGCGTTCAAGGGCTTCCCGTGGAAGAAGGTGGCCCCCTACGCAGTGGCCCAGGTGGCCGGAGCCTTCGTGGGGGCCCTGATCGTCCGCTGGAACTACAGCGAGGCGTTGGCCAAGGCCGACCCCGGTCACACCATCAAGACGCAGGGGGTCTTCTCCACGCTCCCGGCGAACGGCAACACGAACCTGCCGGTGACCGAGTGGGGCGCGCTGCGCGACCAGATCATCGGCACCGCCATCCTCCTCTTCCTGGTGCTGGCCATCACGGACATGCTCGGTACGCCCCCCGGCGCCAACCTCGCCCCGTTCATCGTCGGCCTGATCGTGGTGGCGATCGGCATGGCGTGGGGCACCAACGCCGGCTACGCGATCAACCCGGCCCGTGACTTCGGCCCCCGCCTGGCGAGCTTCCTCACCGGCTACGGCGGGGCATGGCGAGATCAGTACGGCCATCTCTATTTCTGGGTCCCGATCATCGGCCCCTTCATCGGGGGCGTGCTCGGAGCGGCTCTCTACAAGCTCCTCGTCGGCCGGTTCCTGCCGGACGCCGAACCCGAGCCCCCCGGACGGGTACCGGTCCCGGACGAGAGCTGA
- a CDS encoding IS110 family transposase, translated as MFEIEDVGVFLGLDVGKSSHHGHGLTPGGKKVFDKQLPNSEPKLRAVFDKLTAKFGTVLVIVDQPASIGALPLTVARDAGCQVAYLPGLAMRRIADLYPGEAKTDAKDAAVIADAARTMPHTLRSLELTDQITAELTVLVGFDQDLAAEATRTSNRIRGLLTQFHPSLERVLGPRLDHQAVTWLLERYGSPAALRKAGRRRLVELIRPKAPRMATRLIDDVFNALDEQTVVVPGTGTLDIVIPSLAASLAAVHTQRRAMEAQINALLEAHPLSPVLTSMPGVGVRTAAVLLVTVGDGTSFPTAAHLASYAGLAPTTKQSGTSIHGEHAPRGGNRQLKRAMFLSAFACMNADPASRAYYDKQRARGKTHTQALLRLARQRISVLFAMLRDGTFYESRTPTDVELAA; from the coding sequence ATGTTCGAGATCGAAGACGTGGGCGTGTTCCTGGGCCTGGACGTCGGCAAGAGCAGCCATCACGGTCATGGGCTCACCCCGGGCGGGAAGAAGGTCTTCGACAAGCAGCTGCCCAACAGCGAGCCCAAGCTGCGGGCCGTCTTCGACAAGCTGACCGCGAAGTTCGGCACCGTGCTGGTGATCGTGGACCAGCCCGCCTCCATCGGCGCCCTGCCACTGACCGTCGCCCGCGACGCGGGCTGCCAGGTCGCCTACCTGCCCGGACTGGCGATGCGCCGGATCGCCGACCTCTACCCGGGCGAGGCCAAGACCGACGCCAAGGACGCCGCCGTCATCGCGGACGCCGCCCGGACGATGCCGCACACCCTGCGCTCGCTGGAGCTGACCGACCAGATCACCGCCGAGCTGACCGTGCTCGTCGGCTTCGACCAGGACCTGGCCGCCGAGGCCACCCGCACCTCCAACCGGATACGGGGCCTGCTCACCCAGTTCCACCCCAGCCTGGAACGCGTCCTGGGCCCGCGCCTGGACCACCAGGCCGTGACCTGGCTGCTGGAGCGCTACGGATCCCCAGCCGCCCTGCGCAAGGCCGGACGCCGCAGACTCGTCGAGCTGATCCGCCCGAAGGCCCCGCGCATGGCCACCAGGCTGATCGACGACGTCTTCAACGCGCTCGACGAGCAGACCGTCGTCGTTCCCGGGACCGGCACCCTCGACATCGTCATCCCCTCCCTGGCCGCCTCGCTGGCCGCTGTCCACACCCAGCGCCGGGCGATGGAAGCCCAGATCAACGCCCTGCTGGAGGCTCACCCTCTTTCCCCGGTCCTGACGTCGATGCCCGGCGTCGGCGTCAGGACCGCCGCCGTCCTGCTGGTCACCGTCGGCGACGGCACCAGCTTCCCCACCGCCGCCCACCTCGCCTCCTACGCCGGCCTCGCCCCCACCACGAAGCAGTCCGGGACCTCGATCCATGGCGAACACGCACCCCGAGGCGGAAACCGGCAGCTCAAACGGGCGATGTTTCTCTCCGCCTTCGCCTGCATGAACGCCGACCCGGCCTCCCGCGCCTACTACGACAAGCAACGAGCACGCGGCAAAACCCACACCCAGGCCCTCCTCCGCCTCGCCCGCCAACGCATCAGCGTCCTGTTCGCCATGCTCCGCGACGGCACCTTCTACGAATCCCGGACACCGACGGACGTCGAGCTCGCCGCTTAG
- a CDS encoding class E sortase — protein sequence MPLPFPSRAVPVVLAGSVTALLAACGPSAAAGPAAGPRTTQVPTTAPATGPASAGAVEPAATPARDPVDVRTRESNLSIPSAGVTGLRVVPYEGTTDDRPGTLIQDRGIAASPYGERGGVGPGQVGNFLVTAHRLSAGGPLRDLPAVGVGDPVVVTADGAEYTYEIIATRRTSFRSQRSLDEQRAPVPGAPGATPTQAMITISTCATPEDHAEGNFWSDAQGNPEHRIDKIGVLRRTATST from the coding sequence ATGCCCCTGCCGTTCCCGTCCCGAGCCGTCCCCGTCGTACTGGCCGGTTCCGTGACCGCCCTGCTGGCGGCCTGCGGGCCCTCGGCCGCCGCCGGACCCGCGGCGGGGCCGCGGACGACGCAGGTGCCCACCACGGCCCCGGCCACCGGTCCGGCGTCCGCCGGGGCCGTCGAGCCCGCGGCCACGCCCGCGCGGGATCCGGTCGATGTCCGCACCCGGGAGTCGAACCTGTCCATACCCTCCGCGGGGGTCACCGGGCTCCGCGTGGTCCCGTACGAGGGCACCACCGACGACCGGCCCGGAACCCTCATCCAGGACCGCGGGATCGCAGCCAGCCCGTACGGGGAGCGGGGTGGGGTGGGACCCGGCCAGGTGGGGAACTTCCTGGTCACCGCGCACCGGCTGTCGGCCGGCGGCCCGCTGCGGGACCTGCCCGCCGTCGGCGTGGGCGACCCGGTCGTCGTGACCGCGGACGGGGCCGAGTACACCTACGAGATCATCGCCACCCGCAGGACGTCCTTCCGGTCGCAGCGCTCGCTCGACGAACAGCGCGCGCCGGTCCCCGGGGCACCCGGCGCGACCCCCACCCAGGCCATGATCACGATCTCGACCTGCGCCACACCGGAGGACCACGCCGAGGGCAACTTCTGGAGCGACGCCCAGGGCAATCCCGAGCACCGCATCGACAAGATCGGAGTGCTGCGCCGGACAGCGACCTCGACCTAG
- the glpK gene encoding glycerol kinase GlpK, with protein sequence MADFVGAVDQGTTSTRFMIFDHAGNEVARHQLEHNQILPRSGWVEHDPVEIWERTNSVIQNALRHGNLDASDLAAVGITNQRETTVVWDPRTGRPYYNAIVWQDTRTDSIAAALERGGQGKVIRRKAGLPPATYFSGGKIQWILENVDGVREAAEKGHALFGNTDCWVLWNLTGGPDGGVHATDVTNASRTMLMDLETLDWDDELLGFFGIPRSMLPTINPSSHPEAYGRTRTSRPLREAIPITGVLGDQQAATVGQVCFAPGEAKNTYGTGNFLVLNTGTELVRSRHGLLTTVAYQFGDSPAVYALEGSIAVTGSAVQWLRDQLKIITDAAETERLARTVEDSGGIYFVPAFSGLFAPYWRSDARGAIVGLARYHDSGHLARATLEAICYQSRDVVEAMEQDSGVHLDVLKVDGGVTANDLCMQTQSDVLGVPVSRPVVAETTALGAAYAAGLATGFWRDTDELRTHWQESKRWEPQWSEERRAEGYEGWKRAVERTLDWAKVE encoded by the coding sequence ATGGCTGACTTCGTCGGCGCAGTGGACCAGGGCACCACCAGCACCCGATTCATGATCTTCGACCATGCCGGCAACGAGGTGGCCAGGCACCAACTGGAGCACAACCAGATCCTGCCGCGCTCGGGATGGGTCGAACACGACCCGGTGGAGATCTGGGAGCGCACCAACTCGGTGATCCAGAACGCCCTCCGGCACGGCAACCTCGACGCCTCCGACCTCGCGGCCGTGGGCATCACCAACCAGCGCGAGACCACCGTCGTCTGGGACCCCCGCACCGGGCGCCCGTACTACAACGCGATCGTCTGGCAGGACACCCGTACCGACTCCATCGCTGCGGCGCTGGAGCGCGGCGGCCAGGGCAAGGTCATCCGCCGCAAGGCGGGGCTGCCCCCGGCCACCTACTTCTCCGGCGGCAAGATCCAGTGGATCCTGGAGAACGTCGACGGCGTGCGGGAGGCCGCCGAGAAGGGGCACGCCCTCTTCGGCAACACCGACTGCTGGGTGCTGTGGAACCTCACCGGAGGCCCCGACGGCGGCGTCCACGCCACCGATGTCACCAACGCCAGCCGCACCATGCTGATGGACCTGGAGACCCTCGACTGGGACGACGAACTGCTGGGGTTCTTCGGCATTCCCCGGTCCATGCTGCCCACGATCAACCCGTCGTCCCATCCCGAGGCGTACGGACGGACCCGCACGTCGCGGCCGTTGCGGGAGGCCATCCCCATCACGGGCGTGCTCGGTGACCAGCAGGCGGCCACCGTGGGCCAGGTCTGCTTCGCGCCCGGCGAGGCGAAGAACACCTACGGAACCGGTAACTTCCTGGTCCTCAACACCGGCACCGAGCTCGTCCGCTCGCGGCACGGCCTCCTCACCACCGTGGCCTACCAGTTCGGCGACAGCCCCGCGGTCTACGCCCTCGAAGGCTCCATCGCGGTCACCGGCTCCGCCGTGCAGTGGCTGCGCGACCAGCTGAAGATCATCACTGACGCTGCCGAGACCGAACGCCTGGCCCGTACGGTCGAGGACAGTGGGGGCATCTACTTCGTTCCGGCCTTCTCCGGACTGTTCGCCCCGTACTGGCGCTCCGACGCCCGCGGCGCCATCGTCGGCCTCGCCCGCTACCACGACAGCGGCCACTTGGCGCGGGCCACCCTGGAGGCCATCTGCTACCAGAGCCGCGACGTCGTGGAGGCCATGGAGCAGGACTCGGGTGTGCACCTCGACGTGCTCAAGGTCGACGGCGGCGTCACCGCCAACGACCTGTGCATGCAGACGCAGTCCGACGTCCTCGGCGTACCGGTCAGCCGCCCCGTCGTCGCCGAGACCACCGCGCTGGGCGCCGCCTACGCGGCCGGCCTCGCCACCGGCTTCTGGCGGGACACGGACGAACTGCGCACCCACTGGCAGGAGTCCAAGCGCTGGGAGCCCCAGTGGTCCGAGGAGCGGCGCGCCGAAGGGTACGAGGGCTGGAAGAGGGCAGTGGAACGCACGCTCGACTGGGCCAAGGTCGAGTAA